In Miscanthus floridulus cultivar M001 chromosome 5, ASM1932011v1, whole genome shotgun sequence, one genomic interval encodes:
- the LOC136452306 gene encoding uncharacterized protein — MVYYALLVGAELDGLTNLQPRRGCDDPNFPYYLKLKCENCGEVTAKSTYVTLSEQVDLPKGHGTAHLVQKCKLCGRDGTIVMIPGHGTPLTIEQSQKEEKTCLMVFDCRGYEPVEFSFGAGWKAESVHGTPFEIDCSEGEFSEYDEKGECPVELSKLQSTFKVVKKSEKGGKTKFV, encoded by the exons atggTGTACTACGCTCTGTTGGTGGGCGCGGAGCTGGACGGCCTGACCAACCTGCAGCCCCGCCGTGGCTGCGACGACCCCAACTTCCCCTACTACCTCAAG CTCAAGTGCGAGAACTGCGGGGAGGTCACCGCCAAGTCCACCTACGTCACCCTCAGCGAGCAAGTCGACCTGCCCAAAGGACACGGCACGGCTCACCTCGTCCAGAAG TGCAAGCTTTGTGGGAGAGATGGAACAATTGTGATGATTCCTGGTCATGGGACGCCACTTACTATTGAGCAGAGCCAGAAAGAAGAGAAGACTTGTTTGATGGTGTTTGACTGCAGAGGCTATGAACCTGTTGAGTTTTCTTTTGGTGCTGGCTGGAAGGCTGAATCT GTGCATGGGACTCCTTTTGAAATTGACTGCTCTGAAGGTGAATTTTCTGAGTATGATGAGAAGGGAGAGTGCCCCGTTGAGCTAAGCAAGCTGCAGTCAACATTTAAAGTG GTGAAGAAGTCTGAGAAGGGTGGCAAGACTAAATTTGTCTAG